A window of the Teredinibacter franksiae genome harbors these coding sequences:
- a CDS encoding acyltransferase family protein, giving the protein MHLNDIHAFRGISILIIVFGHSLYSAIDWTEKAFQFKSINILFSGGSILFVFVSGYLFHYLLNKYSYSGYLKKKLKFIILPYIVVATPGIAHAFLDGNPGLEYPQISGLSTPVQVVWYYLVGGAQINYALWYIPTAALFFACFPVFKIVDSYPKFYWLIVPLLLLSNGLHRAHFPPVDPIRNFVYFLPVYLVGMLACRYRMQISHIVDRNLIVLLGLFLALYGLQLFYSDIDGIYASHVPFQFNKGWVDIVLFQKLIFCFLLLGLINRSTVVLTSNKLKYLANISFTLYFFHVYFLYAFEFFIGEKVAGAVFSIWFSMGLASVLCCTALAAIAQRTLGRHSRLFIGS; this is encoded by the coding sequence ATGCATTTAAATGATATACATGCTTTTCGCGGCATATCCATCCTCATCATTGTATTTGGCCATTCTCTTTACTCCGCTATTGATTGGACAGAAAAGGCGTTCCAATTTAAGTCGATAAATATACTATTTTCCGGAGGAAGTATTTTATTTGTATTCGTTTCTGGCTACCTATTTCACTATTTACTCAACAAGTACAGCTATTCAGGTTATCTGAAGAAAAAACTAAAATTCATTATATTGCCCTACATTGTTGTTGCTACACCCGGTATCGCGCACGCTTTTTTGGATGGTAATCCCGGTTTGGAATATCCACAGATATCCGGCCTTAGCACACCCGTACAAGTAGTCTGGTACTACCTGGTTGGTGGTGCGCAAATTAATTATGCCCTCTGGTATATTCCAACTGCTGCACTTTTTTTTGCTTGCTTTCCCGTTTTTAAAATAGTTGACTCTTACCCGAAGTTTTATTGGCTAATAGTCCCATTACTACTACTTTCGAATGGCCTGCATAGGGCCCACTTTCCACCGGTGGACCCCATCAGAAATTTCGTCTATTTTTTACCTGTCTATCTTGTTGGTATGCTTGCTTGCCGGTATAGAATGCAAATCAGCCATATTGTTGACCGCAACCTAATAGTGCTACTTGGCCTGTTTTTGGCTCTCTACGGCTTACAGCTATTTTATTCAGATATAGATGGCATATATGCCAGTCACGTACCTTTTCAGTTCAACAAAGGATGGGTAGACATTGTTCTTTTTCAAAAGCTAATTTTTTGTTTTCTGCTTCTGGGTTTAATCAATCGCTCCACGGTAGTGTTAACGTCCAACAAACTAAAGTATTTGGCCAATATCAGTTTCACACTCTATTTTTTTCACGTTTATTTCCTTTATGCCTTCGAATTCTTTATCGGCGAAAAAGTTGCAGGGGCTGTGTTTTCCATTTGGTTTTCGATGGGGCTTGCCAGTGTACTGTGTTGTACCGCCCTAGCCGCAATAGCACAACGCACACTAGGGCGCCACAGCCGCTTATTCATAGGCAGCTAG